A portion of the Rhinopithecus roxellana isolate Shanxi Qingling chromosome 19, ASM756505v1, whole genome shotgun sequence genome contains these proteins:
- the RNF227 gene encoding RING finger protein 227: protein MQLLVRVPSLPERGELDCDICYRPFNLGGRAPRRLPGTARARCGHTLCTACLRELAARGDGGGAAARVVRLRRVVTCPFCRAPSQFPRGGVTEIALDSDLWSRLEEKARAKCERDEAGSLAKESSDADGEAEEEGESEKGAGPRSAGWRALQRLWDRVLAPARRWRRPLPSNVLYCPEIKDIAHLTRCTL from the exons ATGCAGCTCTTGGTGAGGGTGCCCTCTCTTCCAGAGCGGGGCGAGCTGGACTGCGACATCTGCTACCGTCCTTTCAACCTCGGGGGCCGTGCGCCCCGCCGCCTGCCCGGTACGGCGCGCGCCCGCTGCGGCCACACGCTCTGCACCGCCTGCCTCCGCGAGCTGGCAGCGCGCGGTGACGGCGGCGGGGCGGCCGCGCGCGTGGTGCGCCTGCGCCGCGTGGTCACGTGCCCCTTCTGCCGCGCGCCCTCGCAGTTCCCGCGCGGCGGCGTCACGGAGATCGCTCTTGACTCGGACTTGTGGTCGCGATTGGAGGAAAAAGCGCGGGCAAAGTGCGAACGAGATGAAGCGGGGAGCCTGGCCAAAGAAAGCAGCGACGCTGACGGAGAGGccgaggaggaaggggagagcgAGAAGGGGGCGGGGCCTAGGAGCGCTGGGTGGCGTGCGCTCCAGCGGCTCTGGGACAGGGTCCTGGCGCCCGCGCGGCGCTGGCGGCGTCCGCTGCCTAGCAACG TGCTCTACTGTCCGGAGATCAAGGACATTGCCCACCTGACCCGTTGCACGTTGTAA